Proteins from one Cryptomeria japonica chromosome 4, Sugi_1.0, whole genome shotgun sequence genomic window:
- the LOC131046139 gene encoding bZIP transcription factor 11 — protein MAPPSNVIVPNSMMGMSACTNSTISSGGPVMQQLNSGSEEDPHQIMDERKQKRMISNRESARRSRLRKQQHLDELRAEAAHLRAENNKILTKFNFISQDYMKLQEENIVLKSHADELSHKLQYLNMAIQWAGVLNGLDLSSSNALLDPIPMDNNKWFFQPSISEPLTATEIYQ, from the coding sequence ATGGCTCCTCCATCAAATGTAATTGTGCCCAATTCAATGATGGGCATGAGTGCATGCACAAATTCCACAATTTCTTCTGGTGGACCTGTGATGCAGCAGCTAAACTCAGGCTCTGAGGAAGACCCACATCAAATCATGGATGAGAGGAAGCAGAAAAGAATGATTTCCAATAGAGAATCTGCAAGGAGGTCCAGATTGAGGAAACAGCAGCATTTGGATGAACTGAGAGCAGAGGCAGCTCATCTCAGGGCAGAAAACAATAAGATCctcacaaaattcaattttatttctcAGGATTACATGAAGCTGCAAGAGGAGAATATTGTGCTTAAGTCCCATGCAGATGAATTATCCCACAAGCTGCAGTATCTGAATATGGCAATCCAATGGGCTGGGGTACTGAATGGCCTGGATTTGAGTTCATCAAATGCCCTTTTGGATCCAATTCCCATGGATAACAACAAGTGGTTCTTCCAGCCTTCCATTTCTGAGCCCTTGACAGCTACAGAAATCTACCAGTAG